A window from Thalassophryne amazonica chromosome 15, fThaAma1.1, whole genome shotgun sequence encodes these proteins:
- the LOC117526320 gene encoding malate dehydrogenase, cytoplasmic-like isoform X1, with protein MLTLLTSMYLVVRAVSSQAEPIRVVVTGAAGQIAYSLLYSIAKGDVFGKDQPIVLILLDIPPMLPVLSGVVMELQDCALPLLREVIPTDKVEEGFKDIDAAILVGSMPRKEGMERKDLLKANVAIFKTQGAALDKFAKKTVKVLVVGNPANTNCLIASKSAPSIPKENFSCLTRLDHNRACSQVALRCSISADNVKNVIIWGNHSSTQYPDVHHAKVTVGGSEMNAYDAVKDDSWLKGDFISTVQQRGAAVIKARKLSSAMSAAKAICDHMRDIWFGTKEGEFISMGVYAGGNSYGIPEDLIYSFPVQIKNKTWKMVSGLAISDFSRGKMDATAAELVEERDTALAFLSQ; from the exons ATGTTGACGCTGCTGACGTCCATGTATCTGGTGGTGCGGGCGGTTTCCTCACAG gcTGAACCGATCCGTGTGGTGGTGACCGGCGCCGCTGGCCAGATAGCCTACTCCCTGCTGTACAGCATCGCAAAGGGGGACGTGTTCGGCAAAGACCAA CCAATTGTCCTGATCCTGCTGGACATCCCCCCAATGCTGCCGGTGCTGAGCGGCGTCGTCATGGAGCTGCAGGACTGCGCCCTCCCACTGCTGCGGG AGGTCATCCCCACTGACAAGGTGGAAGAGGGCTTCAAGGACATTGATGCTGCCATCTTGGTAGGGTCCATGCCCAGGAAGGAGGGCATGGAGAGGAAGGACCTGCTGAAGGCCAACGTGGCCATCTTCAAGACGCAGGGAGCCGCTCTGGACAAGTTCGCCAAGAAGACCGTCAAG GTTCTGGTGGTCGGAAACCCGGCAAACACCAACTGTCTGATCGCATCCAAGTCGGCGCCGTCCATCCCGAAGGAGAACTTCTCCTGCCTCACCCGCCTGGACCATAACAGGGCCTGCTCCCAG GTGGCCCTCCGTTGCAGCATTTCAGCTGACAACGTGAAGAACGTCATCATCTGGGGGAACCACTCGTCCACCCAGTACCCTGATGTGCACCATGCTAAAGTGACAGTTGGAGGCAGCGAGATGAACGCATATGACGCAGTGAAGGATGATTCCTGGCTCAAAGGAGACTTTATCTCA ACAGTGCAGCAGCGCGGTGCCGCCGTCATCAAAGCCAGGAAGCTGTCCAGTGCCATGTCTGCCGCCAAGGCCATCTGTGACCACATGAGGGACATCTGGTTCGGCACCAAGGAG GGGGAGTTTATTTCCATGGGTGTGTATGCTGGCGGAAACTCATATGGAATCCCAGAGGACCTGATCTACTCCTTCCCTGTCCAGATCAAG AACAAAACCTGGAAAATGGTCAGTGGCCTCGCTATCAGTGACTTCTCCAGAGGCAAGATGGACGCCACCGCAGCTGAACTGGTGGAGGAACGTGACACTGCCTTggccttcctgtcccagtga
- the LOC117526320 gene encoding malate dehydrogenase, cytoplasmic-like isoform X2 — translation MAEPIRVVVTGAAGQIAYSLLYSIAKGDVFGKDQPIVLILLDIPPMLPVLSGVVMELQDCALPLLREVIPTDKVEEGFKDIDAAILVGSMPRKEGMERKDLLKANVAIFKTQGAALDKFAKKTVKVLVVGNPANTNCLIASKSAPSIPKENFSCLTRLDHNRACSQVALRCSISADNVKNVIIWGNHSSTQYPDVHHAKVTVGGSEMNAYDAVKDDSWLKGDFISTVQQRGAAVIKARKLSSAMSAAKAICDHMRDIWFGTKEGEFISMGVYAGGNSYGIPEDLIYSFPVQIKNKTWKMVSGLAISDFSRGKMDATAAELVEERDTALAFLSQ, via the exons ATG gcTGAACCGATCCGTGTGGTGGTGACCGGCGCCGCTGGCCAGATAGCCTACTCCCTGCTGTACAGCATCGCAAAGGGGGACGTGTTCGGCAAAGACCAA CCAATTGTCCTGATCCTGCTGGACATCCCCCCAATGCTGCCGGTGCTGAGCGGCGTCGTCATGGAGCTGCAGGACTGCGCCCTCCCACTGCTGCGGG AGGTCATCCCCACTGACAAGGTGGAAGAGGGCTTCAAGGACATTGATGCTGCCATCTTGGTAGGGTCCATGCCCAGGAAGGAGGGCATGGAGAGGAAGGACCTGCTGAAGGCCAACGTGGCCATCTTCAAGACGCAGGGAGCCGCTCTGGACAAGTTCGCCAAGAAGACCGTCAAG GTTCTGGTGGTCGGAAACCCGGCAAACACCAACTGTCTGATCGCATCCAAGTCGGCGCCGTCCATCCCGAAGGAGAACTTCTCCTGCCTCACCCGCCTGGACCATAACAGGGCCTGCTCCCAG GTGGCCCTCCGTTGCAGCATTTCAGCTGACAACGTGAAGAACGTCATCATCTGGGGGAACCACTCGTCCACCCAGTACCCTGATGTGCACCATGCTAAAGTGACAGTTGGAGGCAGCGAGATGAACGCATATGACGCAGTGAAGGATGATTCCTGGCTCAAAGGAGACTTTATCTCA ACAGTGCAGCAGCGCGGTGCCGCCGTCATCAAAGCCAGGAAGCTGTCCAGTGCCATGTCTGCCGCCAAGGCCATCTGTGACCACATGAGGGACATCTGGTTCGGCACCAAGGAG GGGGAGTTTATTTCCATGGGTGTGTATGCTGGCGGAAACTCATATGGAATCCCAGAGGACCTGATCTACTCCTTCCCTGTCCAGATCAAG AACAAAACCTGGAAAATGGTCAGTGGCCTCGCTATCAGTGACTTCTCCAGAGGCAAGATGGACGCCACCGCAGCTGAACTGGTGGAGGAACGTGACACTGCCTTggccttcctgtcccagtga